The Prevotella sp. E2-28 genome includes the window AAAGAGCATTATATTGTGCAACAGCATTCTCATATTGACTTAAAGCACTATAACAGTCTGCTATATTCTCATAAATTGTGACAGAGTCGCAATTATGATACTGTGCCTTATATCTAAGTTCATCCTTAATAAGGATAGGTCCCATTGCTTTCTTATAAAGATCTATAGCCTTCTCATATTCACCTTTAAACTGGTTCACAACACCTGCGAAATAATAGTCACGACGCAGCAAGGTATCTGTCTTGGATATTAGCCTTTCTGCACCAGCCACACCTTCAGCAGCCGTTGTGTCTCGATTGGCCGTTTCCTGTTCTTGCAAATCCGTATCCTTATTTCTCTTGGCCTGATTAATTCTGTAATCATAAGTCTTCGCCAATTCGGCAGCATGATACAACTGGAAACGACTAAAGTTTATCTCCTCTGGGTACTTCTCTACACCCAATTTGGCACGCTCCAAGCCTTTCTGGTGAAGCAGCGCTCTACCATCACGACCAAGATATTTCGACTCCGTACTTTGGTAGTAGAAATAAGTCAATGCATATAGATTCTCTACAGACAGACTATTTACGTCAATCTTATCGTAATATTCCTGCGTAAGCAAACGTCTACGATATTCTGCATCAGTACGTAGTTTGTCTCGAGTATCACTTTCTTCGTCATAAACATTGTCAAAGTTGGCCATGTTCATTTCGATTTTCGCATTACCCATGTAGCTTGCTGCTACATAATCGGCATTCTCATCAGGAAATGCTTTTCTATAAGCCTCAACCTCATCTTGGAAGGACTGTACCAAAGCATCGTTATAGGCATAACGAGTACAACGGTCTAACCACCAGAGGTAAGGCGCCTTACTTTGAGGAAAAGCTACCTTTGCGCTATCAATCTGTGCCTTGGCCAAGTTAAACTGTGATGTATCACGTGACAAGCTACCATCAGGCTTTACCGTGATACTAACGTCGAAGAGCATCGCAGCATAGCTTGAATAGCTTTCGAAATCATCAGGATACAAACTTTTAATCTTCTGATAACGTATAGCAGATTCTTTCACATAACCTGCATTAAATGCAAAACCAGAGGCGATGGCACGCATCAATTCTGGGTCATTGTTGAATTCCTGACATTTAACATCAGCAAAACGCATCAGAGGGTCAGGGTTATAGCCAGAGAGCTTCAGCACAGAGTCCATTGCCTGAATAGTAGCGGTACGTCTTGCGATGTACCCCTTATCCGTAGGCCACGTCATCTTTTTCTTCTTATCAGCACTAACACCAATAGAAGCCGCAGCCAAGACAATTATCAGGATGATTCTTATATATTTCATAACTTCTCTCCTTTCCTTTTAAAACTTATACTGTACTCCCACGTTAACAGATCCGGCATATCTTGGACGACCCTGGTTAACGCCAGGAAGCGTCATCAGCGGGAAGAGATACAACTGAGGCGTCAGTGTAGCACTCAGCTGAGGTAACATGCGTGGCAGGATACGGGCAGAAACCGTGGCACCGCCGTTCAACACGAAGTAAGACTTATTCTTTACCTCATTACGGAGCGCAGCCTTATGTCCCACCTTCATCGTGATATCATCATCCAGCTCTCCGTTCTCTCCAAACACGCGGGCAATACCAGGACCAAAGAATGCCTCCAGGTTGAAGATACGACCAGGCATATAGCCAGCCATGGCATTGCTAAAGTTAATGACATAATTCAGCGAGGCGATACCCAGCTGGTAATGATGGTTCCACACACCCGTGCGTGTATAGCCTGTAGGACCGCCAGGATAGTTCATGTTATAATCGATGAACGATGTCACGTTACTTCCGTTCAGCGTCATATACTGAGCACTAAGTCTGACACCCGATATCTTGTCGAAATAATAACTTACATAGAAGTTGTAATTATACGGCATTGCCTTATCGTTCGTTTTCAAGCTTGCCAACTGTGGTACGATATTCAAACCTGCACCCACACCTACAGTCAGCGGACTCCAGTCGTCAGCAAGTCCCAGCGTATCTTTCTTCCAGAACTTCTTTGAAACAGTCTGGGCAGTCAAACCTACACGCAAGCCGTAGGTATTATCAGAATAACGATGGTTCCATCGTGCATTCTTATAAGGTATCTTATAGACATTATGAGTAAAGCGAGGCTCTACGAATATCTGTACACCATCACTCAACTTATACCACAGACGCAAACCAGCTGTATAGGCCTCACTACGACAATGGAGCACATACTCTTTCTGGTCTTTCTTAAAGTCTCTCTTAATCCATCCGTATTCACCACCTGCTAGCACATAGAGGCCGTAAGGATTATCCCAAGCAAAGTTCTTGCTCAGTCCAAATGGGTTCATCATCACTTCAGCTCCCAGACTGTAGTACTCCATGTTACGACGGTTGGTATAGTTGACGCCATCAGCCACTACCGTCTCTTCTGTCCATGTGGCAGAACGCGTAGAAGCCGTGAAGCGGGCACCAATAACCTGCGAAATCCACTTACCAGCCGATAGGTGTGCGCTACTACCCAGCGTACTCAATGGGCTCAGATCGTTTGACGTTGCGAGATTGGCACCAAGGGCGAAATCGAACGACCAAGGCGTTTGCCATGATTGCAGGATAGAATCCTGACCGATAATGGGCTGCTTTGTGATTTCATCATATCCTACCGTCACGTTTTCATATCGCACCCAATCATTCCTATTATCAGGATGAACAGCTTCTATCTGGCGTGCTCTTGCCTGGCGTGACAGGTGGTTCGTAAGATAATAAACGAAGTTGATATTGACACCATACAGCACGTCAAAGCGGCGCCAATTGTCATATTCACTCAGGTCAACCTGATCGGAAGCCAGTCCAAGATAAGGCTCTACGTTCAGATAACCATTTGGACCTGTGTAGAAACGGAACTGCAATCCACCGTGTCCCTCAACGGCATTTCCCCATTTTCCTTTATAGTTATTCAACTTTGCCTTCTGTGCACCAAAACCTAGCACAGTACCAATACCCAACATACGCGTTGGCTGATAACCCTCAAGGAATGAAGACAGGTCGAATACGTGATCTACCTTAAAGCCTAGACGTCCGTACATGCGGTCATAATACTTCTGATAACCCAGACCGCCATGCACTTTCAAGCGAAAAGAGTTGTATTTACCTACCTGGATACCAACAGCGAAATGGCCTGTTGTCATAGGGTCGAAACTGAAGTTATCAGAAAAAGGAATAATCTGTTCAGCACCAGCACCAGCCTGAAGATACAGATTGTCAAACCAATGCTTATGATTATCTTCGTTGATACCTCGGTCACGGATATCCATGATATACTTGGCATAATCCTCAAAACCCTTTATCTTGGCGCTATCAACCGGTTCTCTGGTCTTCTTATCGTCATCAGTCAAGAAGGGGTTATCCTCCACCTCACCCAGCGAGTCAGGCGGCAGAGCCTTTTCCTTCTTGTTGGCTAACGGATCAATAATCTGAGCCGTGACAGTCATTGCCATGCACCATATCAAGAGTGTAAGAGTTATTATGCGAGTTATCTTCATCGTTGTATGTCAAATATTCTAAGTAGCATTGAGGATGTTTTTCCTACTCTGCTGTCTCTCTCGATTCTGTCTCCTCCGTCGAACCGTTCTGCTCGTCGTAGTTAATCACGCCGTCTTTCACCATCTTCAGCAGTTCAGCTTTACGTTTGTCATCTTCCTTCTTGCGCAGACGGAAAATCTTCTTGTAGGTCGGTATGCGACTCACCTTATAGGCGTGGTTCTTCTTCTT containing:
- a CDS encoding tetratricopeptide repeat protein, which gives rise to MKYIRIILIIVLAAASIGVSADKKKKMTWPTDKGYIARRTATIQAMDSVLKLSGYNPDPLMRFADVKCQEFNNDPELMRAIASGFAFNAGYVKESAIRYQKIKSLYPDDFESYSSYAAMLFDVSITVKPDGSLSRDTSQFNLAKAQIDSAKVAFPQSKAPYLWWLDRCTRYAYNDALVQSFQDEVEAYRKAFPDENADYVAASYMGNAKIEMNMANFDNVYDEESDTRDKLRTDAEYRRRLLTQEYYDKIDVNSLSVENLYALTYFYYQSTESKYLGRDGRALLHQKGLERAKLGVEKYPEEINFSRFQLYHAAELAKTYDYRINQAKRNKDTDLQEQETANRDTTAAEGVAGAERLISKTDTLLRRDYYFAGVVNQFKGEYEKAIDLYKKAMGPILIKDELRYKAQYHNCDSVTIYENIADCYSALSQYENAVAQYNALYDLREKHGVRLNINDVLNLATLYKNLGNDTSRTQKERFEAFVAVDSLYANIQDSIDAGSEYFPFTEGRVGYYPYQRLAIRNRMNRLSDYKDRENYLSREIAEDMVRRIEPVADKSKTEKDLISIAADNLWRYYFVQKDYKACLPYQRLIAKYDPDAAETYKKNFEFARRHAR